A genome region from Geminicoccus roseus DSM 18922 includes the following:
- a CDS encoding SDR family NAD(P)-dependent oxidoreductase, with protein sequence MSHPTQPLAGKAALVTGGSRGIGAAIVRRLARDGAHIVFSYARSQAEAERLVQEVRAQGRQAVAIQADQADPAQVAALVRQAHEALGRLDILVNSAGVFVTGLVGDPDADLAGFERQLAVNLTGVAAAVRAAVPLISDHGRIVSIGTTGAVHIPFAGAADYVATKAAVAAYTRGWSRDLGPRGITVNVVQPGAIDTDMNPEDGPFAQTLKGLAALGRYGRPDEIAGAVAFLAGPDAAYITGATLNVDGGQTA encoded by the coding sequence ATGTCCCATCCCACCCAGCCCCTGGCCGGCAAGGCCGCCCTGGTCACCGGCGGCTCGCGCGGCATCGGCGCCGCGATCGTGCGCCGCCTGGCCCGCGACGGCGCCCACATCGTGTTCAGCTACGCCCGCTCGCAGGCCGAGGCCGAGCGGCTGGTCCAGGAGGTCCGGGCGCAGGGCCGCCAGGCCGTCGCGATCCAGGCTGACCAGGCCGATCCCGCCCAGGTCGCCGCCCTGGTGCGCCAGGCCCACGAAGCGCTTGGCCGGCTCGACATCCTGGTGAACTCGGCCGGCGTGTTCGTCACCGGCCTGGTGGGCGACCCGGACGCCGATCTGGCCGGCTTCGAGCGCCAGCTTGCCGTCAACCTCACCGGCGTCGCCGCCGCGGTGCGCGCCGCCGTGCCGCTGATCAGCGATCACGGCCGGATCGTCTCGATCGGCACCACCGGGGCGGTGCACATCCCGTTCGCCGGCGCCGCCGACTATGTCGCCACCAAGGCGGCGGTGGCCGCCTATACCCGCGGCTGGTCGCGCGATCTGGGGCCCCGCGGCATCACCGTCAACGTGGTCCAGCCGGGCGCCATCGACACCGACATGAACCCCGAGGACGGCCCGTTCGCCCAGACCCTGAAGGGCCTGGCCGCCCTTGGCCGCTATGGCCGGCCGGACGAGATCGCCGGGGCGGTCGCTTTCCTGGCCGGTCCCGACGCCGCCTACATCACCGGCGCCACGCTGAACGTCGACGGCGGCCAGACCGCCTGA
- a CDS encoding LysR family transcriptional regulator, with product MQTLAKLEAFVQSARHGSFSEAARRLSLTPAAVSRNVALLERDLGVRLFHRSTRRLTLTEAGERFRLAVAGPLDGIQAAIAGAAAEGGEPGGTLKISLPPTFGLDHVLPLLPGFLARHPRIRPEWHFENRQVDLAAEGYDAAIGGGFDLAPGIVARTLAPAHLVAVVSPGYLQGRAPPADPAGLGALDGIVMRSLQTGRIRHWTLRDAAGLEMPALLRETLVFNDPAAMREAALLGLGVAMLAVPDVLGALESGRLVRLAPRWYADAGRISVYFASRSLLPAKTRLFVDWLASAFRAQRLAERFAGSLG from the coding sequence ATGCAGACGCTGGCCAAGCTAGAGGCCTTCGTGCAGAGCGCCCGGCACGGCAGCTTTTCCGAGGCGGCGCGGCGGCTCTCGCTCACGCCCGCCGCGGTCAGCCGCAACGTCGCCCTGCTGGAGCGCGACCTGGGCGTGCGGCTGTTCCACCGCTCGACCCGCCGGCTGACCCTGACCGAGGCGGGCGAGCGGTTCCGCCTGGCGGTGGCCGGGCCCCTGGACGGCATCCAGGCGGCGATCGCCGGGGCAGCGGCCGAGGGCGGCGAGCCGGGCGGGACGCTGAAGATCAGCCTGCCGCCGACCTTCGGCCTGGACCATGTCCTGCCCCTGCTGCCGGGCTTCCTGGCGCGCCACCCGCGCATCCGGCCGGAATGGCATTTCGAGAACCGCCAGGTCGACCTGGCCGCCGAGGGCTATGATGCCGCGATCGGCGGCGGGTTCGACCTGGCACCCGGCATCGTGGCGCGGACCCTGGCGCCGGCGCACCTGGTCGCGGTGGTGTCCCCCGGCTATCTGCAGGGCCGGGCGCCGCCGGCCGACCCGGCCGGGCTTGGCGCGCTGGACGGGATCGTGATGCGCTCGCTGCAGACCGGCCGGATCCGCCACTGGACCCTGCGCGACGCCGCCGGCCTGGAGATGCCGGCGCTGCTTCGGGAAACCCTGGTGTTCAACGATCCGGCCGCCATGCGCGAAGCGGCCCTATTGGGCCTGGGCGTCGCCATGCTGGCGGTGCCGGACGTGCTGGGCGCCCTGGAGAGCGGCCGGCTCGTCCGCTTGGCGCCGCGCTGGTACGCCGATGCCGGCAGGATCTCGGTCTATTTCGCCTCGCGCAGCCTGCTGCCTGCCAAGACCAGGCTGTTCGTGGACTGGCTGGCATCAGCGTTCCGGGCGCAGCGGCTGGCCGAGCGGTTCGCCGGCAGCCTGGGCTAG
- a CDS encoding nuclear transport factor 2 family protein encodes MSATQEIKAGQEPDYARLLRDNLERVFNQRDPALRMAALDELFVAEPVLYEPDNLVIGRAAISAVVGNLLKQFPPTFRFTPSAEAVGHHGLAALRWQAGPADGPVLVTGTDVAELNGTRIARLWVLLDPETPES; translated from the coding sequence ATGTCCGCGACCCAGGAGATCAAGGCCGGCCAGGAGCCCGATTACGCCCGGCTTTTGCGCGACAACCTGGAGCGGGTGTTCAACCAGCGCGACCCGGCCCTGCGCATGGCCGCCCTGGACGAGCTGTTCGTGGCCGAGCCGGTGCTCTACGAGCCCGACAACCTGGTGATCGGCCGCGCCGCGATCTCCGCCGTGGTCGGCAATCTCCTGAAGCAGTTCCCGCCGACCTTCCGCTTCACCCCCAGCGCCGAGGCGGTCGGCCACCATGGTCTTGCCGCCCTGCGCTGGCAGGCCGGCCCGGCCGATGGTCCGGTCCTGGTCACCGGCACCGACGTCGCCGAACTGAACGGCACCCGCATCGCCCGCCTCTGGGTCCTGCTCGATCCGGAGACGCCGGAGAGCTGA
- a CDS encoding NADPH-dependent F420 reductase, with product MSPIGIIGAGQIGRALATALARQGLPVLLSNSRGPASLAETVAAIGSPVAAASREEAASRPIVVVAVNWSKLPAALAGLPDFAGRIVVDANNPIEAPLFRPEPLGERSSSEVVAGLVPGARLVKAFNHLQPHLLAGDPSGDGGKRVLFYSGDDAGAKAQVGALIDRLGFFGIDLGPLAIGSRLVQFPGGPLPALNLAKIG from the coding sequence ATGTCCCCCATCGGCATCATCGGCGCCGGCCAGATCGGCCGCGCCCTCGCCACGGCGCTGGCCCGCCAGGGCCTGCCCGTCCTCCTGTCCAACAGTCGCGGCCCGGCCAGCCTGGCCGAGACCGTGGCCGCGATCGGCTCCCCGGTTGCCGCCGCCAGCCGCGAGGAGGCCGCTTCCCGGCCGATCGTCGTGGTGGCGGTGAACTGGTCGAAGCTGCCGGCAGCGCTGGCCGGCCTGCCCGACTTCGCCGGGCGCATCGTCGTCGACGCCAACAACCCGATCGAGGCGCCGCTGTTCCGGCCAGAGCCGCTGGGCGAGCGCTCCTCGTCGGAAGTGGTGGCGGGCCTGGTGCCGGGCGCCCGGCTGGTGAAGGCGTTCAACCATCTCCAGCCGCACCTGCTCGCCGGCGATCCGTCCGGCGATGGCGGCAAGCGCGTTCTGTTCTATTCCGGCGACGATGCCGGTGCGAAGGCGCAGGTCGGCGCGCTGATCGACCGGCTGGGCTTCTTCGGCATCGACCTCGGCCCGCTCGCGATCGGCAGCCGCCTGGTCCAGTTCCCCGGCGGCCCGCTGCCGGCCCTGAACCTGGCGAAGATCGGCTAG
- a CDS encoding Crp/Fnr family transcriptional regulator encodes MSQATPSVHRNGLLSALSAEDIDYLQPRLCRVDLPLRTVLHLPQEPIPAVHFIESGWISLVITLDDGNVSEVGLVGSEGMAGLPLLFGTDRSTAEAMVQAEHTSALRMDAHDFRDALDACPSLRRTLLRYGQACFTQVSQTAACNNHHQTEQRLARWLLTAHDRASGDQFMMTHELLAIMLGVRRASVSLAAGMLQKADLIRYGSGQITILDRHGLEAAACECHGVVCREFRRLLGHA; translated from the coding sequence GTGTCGCAAGCCACACCTTCCGTCCACCGCAACGGCCTTCTGAGCGCCCTGTCCGCCGAGGACATCGACTATCTGCAGCCGCGGCTCTGCCGGGTCGACCTGCCCCTGCGCACGGTGCTCCACCTTCCCCAGGAGCCGATCCCGGCGGTGCACTTCATCGAGAGCGGCTGGATCTCGCTGGTGATCACCCTGGACGACGGCAACGTCTCCGAGGTGGGGCTGGTGGGGTCGGAAGGCATGGCCGGGCTGCCGCTGTTGTTCGGCACCGATCGCTCCACCGCCGAGGCGATGGTCCAGGCCGAGCACACCAGCGCCCTGCGCATGGACGCCCATGATTTCCGCGACGCGCTGGATGCCTGCCCGTCCTTGCGCCGGACGCTGCTGCGCTACGGCCAGGCCTGCTTCACCCAGGTCAGCCAGACCGCCGCCTGCAACAACCACCACCAGACCGAGCAGCGCCTGGCGCGCTGGCTTCTGACCGCCCATGACCGCGCCAGCGGCGACCAGTTCATGATGACCCACGAGCTCCTCGCCATCATGCTGGGGGTGCGCCGGGCCAGCGTCAGCCTCGCCGCCGGCATGCTGCAGAAGGCGGACCTGATCCGCTATGGCAGCGGGCAGATCACCATCCTCGACCGCCACGGCCTGGAGGCGGCGGCCTGCGAGTGCCATGGCGTGGTCTGCCGCGAATTCAGGCGCCTACTCGGACACGCTTAA
- a CDS encoding gamma-glutamylcyclotransferase family protein, whose protein sequence is MEGQAGSIDTRLATYGSLAPGRVNHHRLDGLQGRWRRGTVRGRLVEAGWGAKLGFPGLVLDPAGGEVEVHLFESADLPAHWPRLDAFEGDGYRRVVARVRLADGEADAWIYVVIA, encoded by the coding sequence ATGGAAGGCCAGGCCGGTTCGATCGACACCCGCCTTGCCACCTATGGCAGCCTGGCGCCCGGCCGGGTCAACCATCATCGGCTGGACGGGCTGCAAGGGCGCTGGCGGCGCGGCACGGTGCGGGGCAGGCTGGTCGAGGCCGGCTGGGGCGCGAAGCTGGGCTTTCCCGGCCTGGTGCTCGACCCGGCGGGGGGCGAGGTCGAGGTCCACCTGTTCGAATCCGCCGACCTGCCGGCGCACTGGCCGCGCCTGGACGCGTTCGAGGGCGACGGCTACCGGCGGGTCGTCGCGCGGGTGCGCCTGGCGGACGGCGAGGCGGATGCCTGGATCTATGTGGTGATTGCCTGA
- a CDS encoding LysE family translocator, with protein sequence MTAEFLLTSLVLIASPGTGALFTVAAGLSGGARAGLVAACGCTLGIVPHLLAAVSGLAALLQASAAAFQALRYAGVAYLAYMAWTMLRARGALRLDPQTGERNVRQVIGAAILVNLLNPKLSIFFLAFLPPFVRAAEGSPVQRMAELGLVFMALTLLVFAGYGVLAAGVRRHVLASAAVQAWMRRGFAAAFAGLAAQLAFAQR encoded by the coding sequence ATGACGGCGGAATTCCTGCTCACCTCGCTGGTGCTGATTGCCTCCCCCGGCACCGGCGCGCTGTTCACGGTGGCGGCCGGGCTTTCGGGCGGGGCGCGGGCTGGCCTGGTCGCGGCTTGCGGCTGCACGCTCGGCATCGTCCCGCATTTGCTGGCGGCGGTCAGCGGGCTGGCAGCACTGCTCCAGGCGAGCGCTGCGGCCTTCCAGGCCCTGCGCTATGCCGGGGTCGCCTACCTGGCCTACATGGCCTGGACGATGCTGCGGGCGCGTGGGGCGCTCCGTCTGGATCCCCAGACCGGCGAGAGGAATGTCCGGCAGGTGATCGGGGCCGCGATCCTCGTCAACCTGTTGAACCCCAAGCTTTCGATCTTCTTCCTGGCCTTCCTGCCGCCGTTCGTGCGCGCGGCGGAGGGCTCGCCGGTCCAGCGCATGGCGGAACTGGGCCTGGTGTTCATGGCGCTGACGCTGCTGGTGTTCGCTGGCTATGGGGTCCTGGCGGCCGGCGTCCGGCGGCATGTGCTGGCCAGCGCCGCCGTGCAGGCATGGATGCGGCGGGGCTTTGCTGCCGCGTTCGCGGGCCTGGCGGCGCAGCTCGCTTTTGCCCAGCGCTAG